From the genome of Capsicum annuum cultivar UCD-10X-F1 chromosome 4, UCD10Xv1.1, whole genome shotgun sequence:
CGGGCATTATTAACAGCTGCATTGTCACGAGGCTTAGGGCATTCTTTCAATGTGTGGCCATACGAACCACAATTGAAACATCGGGAACTATCAACCATTTCAATTCCTCTGCAATACAAAAGACATCATAAGATTTTATGCCtgaaatcaaacaaacaaaatccTAGTCACCAAGTAAACATCAAATATTCCTCAACGGTACCCTACATGCTTCCTTCATTCATACAGTCTTGTCCTTGCCAATTAAGAATATAATAAGAGAACACAGATCATTAAAGGacacaactacaacaacaacaacaacaacaacaaacccagtgtattcccacctagtggggtctggggggtaagatgtacgcagtccatacctctacctctgatgaagtagaaaggctgtttccgatagacccccgactcaaggcacgagataccacacaaacacatagtaaagcacagaagcagattacataacataaatacggcacccataagtaatataaaacagaggaaagcagaggaaagcacacagattcgtaataaaacatggaacacggaacacggaatcataacaggaataaaacccccaccaagtaattccctacactagcgacccaaactggccctaatcctctgccgaaattcgcgccctccagaccttcctatctagggtcatgtcctcggtgagctgtaactgttccatgtcccgcctaatcacctcaccccagtacttcttcggcctacccctaccccgcctaaaaccatccaacgctagcctctcacacctacggaccggggcatccatgcccctcctcttcacgtatccgaaccatctcaatcgtgcttcccgcatcttgcactccactgaagtcacaccaaccttctcccggatagtctcattccgaactctatcccctctagtcagtccacacatccagcgcaacatccgcatttctgccaccttcatttttggatgtgggagttcttaactggccaacactccgctccatacaacaaggccggacggactaccaccctgtagaatttgcctttaagcttgggcggcaccttcttatcacacagcacccccgacgcgagtttccacttcatccatccagccccaatacggtgcgagacatcctcgtcaatctcaccgtcactctggatcacggacccaagatacttgaacttatccctcttacatacctcctgtgcttccagcttcactactacctcattctcccgcctcacgtcattaaacttgcattccacatactctgtcttgcttctgctcaccctgaaccctttagactcaagagtttgcctccacacctctaatttgtcattcacaccccctcgagtctcatctatcagaactacatcgtctgcaaaaagcatacaccacggcacctccccttgaatgcgccgcgtcaacacatccatcaccaacgcaaacaaaaagggactaagagtagatccctgatgcaatcctgtcaggacagtgaaatgctctgagtcccctcccgccgtcctcacctgggttttcgctccatcatacatatccttaattactctggtatatgccagcggtactccactcacctccaagcatctccaaagcacctccctggggactttgtcgtatgccttctccaggtcgataaacaccatgtgaagatccttcttcctctccctatactgctccaccaacctccgcaccaagtggattgcctccgtcgtcgagcgaccgggcataaatccgaactggttttccgaaatagacactatccgtctcagcctcacctcgactactctctcccagatcttcatagagtgactcaataacttaatccccctatagttattgcaactctgaatgtcccccttattcttatagagagggaccatggtactccacctccacgcctcgggcatctttgccgtcctgaagatttcattaaacaatccagtcaaccaccttacaccagcctctccaacgaacttccaaaactccaccggtatctcatccggccccgtcgccctacccctcgcatcctgcggacagcctgtctaacctcttctaccttaaaacgtctgcaatagctaaaatcccgacactcctctgagtgctccagctcccctaacacaatagctctatccccttcgtcattcaaaaTTGTGAACCGGGATATTTATAGGCATAATCTCAATATTGACGAGGAAAATTACTGCTATGAACACAATCTAAATGAAAAGCTTCAATGCAACCCCTGGTCAAAAGATCGATTTGAAGTGGAAAGACTAACATTACATAATAGCATAGAATTATCTCAACATGAAAAGAATAACATGATACTAAACTAGGAAATATTCTAATGTTGACACGGGCTACTACAGATACTGACTTTTTACGAATCTTATGCATGATCCTGCAACACATACAACTCACTTGACATTGAAGAGTAATCAAACGGCACCCCAATAAATGTCATCATGTAGGCGTTTAACAAGATGATACGACGAGGAAGATACATCTGACTCGCAAGAGGTACACTTCAAGACCATTACAACAGGAAGGAAAAGAGGtggaaggaaaaagaaaaagaaaaagaggaagaggCAATTAAGagatagaaagaaaagaaaaagaggaagggCAAGTATATGGTTGTACAGGTAGAGACCAATCTCTAAGAAGAACTACATCAACATTTGGTTGTCACATCAACctagaaaaatatttgaattttatcaCTTACAGTCAACAAATTGTGTGTATGAAGGTAAAAAGCTTTAATATCCACATTTTCAAATAACACGGGCACCCTGGCTGCAGTGTCACTCAACCATACAGTACTCCCAACTAACAACAGATTGATTATAGGACACATGCTCTTGGAATGAACTTACTCCCTAAGAAGACTGGAACTGTAACTTACCTTTCCACATTGCTTGAACTATCTGTTGCAGTCAAAGCAAATGAATATCCACGATCATAAAGAGGAATAGAGTTGCCATCCAATGGAATAAACTCGATCTCGCCGTTccttgcttgtttgtccacccaatatGTCTAACAGAAAATAGTACTTCTTAGCCTATTAGAAGAAAATTAATGCTACATAGTCAAGATAGTCAAATTACAATACTACTCTTCTCAATTTGAGCAGTATGGTAATATACCACACTGAACTCAATAACAGAAATTCTCACCTGCCACCATCAGAGGCTTGGAGTTTGCAGCACACACATGTAGGATAAGAATTcaatagtattgcataatcaacAAAAAGGTTTTGCggaaaaaaaaaatgtttcacTTATAGACTCTCAAGAGCATTAAATTTAGGATTGAGCGTTTGAACATGCCCACATTTTTATGAAGATAATTCTCACTAATAGATGGTGATAAGCCCGTATATGATCTGTACACCTAAAAACATATAGAATCCTAAGACAAACACAGTGTTGATAAATTACCCGCAATATGATCCTCATCAAGCCAATTCTAGTTATTTTGCAATACAATTACTTGAAGGGTTTCTAatattttgtttcctttttttgggTGGGgtggtggggggtgggggtggagttATAAGCTAGTTCTACCTTAATTATTCACTCACTGACACTGAAGATGCAATTTGCAAAATCAAATCAGTCTGATTTGTCTATTCTAGGAATCTATGGTGGCTGACGAAATGTCAACTTTATGTGTTAAAACATACACAGTAGGTTCAATGTGTGAAACAAAAACTAGTGTGCAAATTAGTGGAGGCAaatgtttttagtttatttttaactAAGAATATCCTCAAATACAATGGTAACGATAGCTCAACAGATAATTTAAATTTGTACATGCGGCAGACATAGAAATATACCACTGCAGAAGGTTTCCCCAAACCAACGTGAAGAGCAGGGAAGTACGTCTCTTCACCAGATTCTAACACTTCTCTTGAATCctgaaatcaaagaaacaacgCTCAGCACTCTCAAGATGAAACCTACAGAAACACAGAAGATTACTTGAGAAAACCTCAATAATCATAATACAAAAGGTTAAGACTCACTGTCAGATGTTCCAGTAACATAATATCTAAACAGTATTAGGAACAGTAAAGATGTAAAATAATGTCTAAATGATGCCAGAGTATCAAACACCAATGTTTGACCATTTTTAACTAATGCGCTAAACATGCCAACTAACTTCCACCTTCATGCAAAATCTGGACAGTGGATCACATTCTCTTAATTTTGGCTATCCCCGGGTAGTTACCTATTAGCTTTTATTCAATGGAAAAGAATTAAAGATATTCAACCAGATATCCACTTAATCCAACTAGGTTAACATATTGTTATCTCTTACACTAGAAAACAGATACCAGATACATAAAGCTCTTACCGCTATTGAACAGCCCTTACTCTCAGCTTTTTGAGTTCAAAAAACTTCTAAAATGATTTCTACTAACAGCAAAAAAATTGGAACATGAGTTGCAACCAGGTCAAATTTAACTAATACAAATTCTTAATGCATGTGCAATGCCTTATTTTCTTCGACCAATTTTTCATTTGAAGGATCATGCCCTTTCAGCCCTAAAATTAGCAATCAAAGATGAAAGGCTTGCACGAGCACCCAAGGGTATGGCCTAATAGTCAATGAAGTGGTGCAAACATGTACTAGGGGAAAGTAGCACATGAATAGTCGAGGTACGCTCTAGTGGGCCCGGGCCACCACtgttatcaaaaataataagaagatgatgAAAGGCTTACATGTGCTGAAGAGCAATGTTTGGCATGCCACTCTGACCATTGTTGTAGCAGCCCCTCAAGCATCTTTCTGCTCTCTCTGGAAACATAAGTGAACCCATCAAGATCAAGAAATACAAAGATGCCATTTTTACTAGCAATGTATGTTTAATGATAGAAATGGATCACGACTTCTACATTTGGTTCAACAAAGGGAAAAGAAGAGTGCTGAAGAGGGTGATTGATTTATTACCCTATCGGGGTCGTTTGGTACACTCCATGGGATAAGTAAGGATATCCCATGAGGTGGGATATCCcatgggattattttatccctccctCCCCATGGGATAGTAACCCCACCATTTTAGTACAAATAGTGGAATAAAATAGTCCCAGGATTAAGTAATACTTCATACAAACATGGGATAAAGTTAATCCCAAACTTTATCCCATGATTATTTTGCTTATCccttctaccaaacgaccccataTGTGATGTATTTAACCTCCCGTCATTACAGGAAAAGAATTATATGAGTTGTACTTCCTCTTATTCCATTTtaaaaaggtggaaaaagctGACATCTACGAGCACAAAATCCCTTCCAATCCTAGTTGAGTTTGAACCAAACAAGAGAAATGATCCGTAGCCCTCCTCATGTACACTTCCCCTTGTCACTCCAAATAAACATAATCCTAATGTGGCTACGGAAGAATGTAATAGAACACGAGAACTTTAGTCAAACCTTGTTAAAGAATTATAAACGACATGCACTGACGGTTGCTCAACGTCAAGAGTAGCACGAGGTCTCTTAACTCCAGATAAGCCTGCTAAAGAAGgtaataatttagaaaaaaatttcttaaCCAATAGGGACTAAGTgggaaaaaactaataaaaagatGCAAACTCTACATTAAAATAAAACGGAACTATAGGCATAAAGATTCCATTGCTTACAAGAcataaaatacaatatgtattggGCAAAAATAGACCAGAAAATATCAAACAAACAACATACATTTGACACCAACAATCTCCTGAGTGACATGACCTTGATCCTCTTTCTGATTGCTACTATTGTTTCCGTCTTGCAAACTTAGAAGTCCATTCTCAGCATGTAATACAGAGTTGATGGTAGTTACTTCTTCTGTTATCTCAGCTGTTCCAGTCAACTCAACACCACCTTGTGAAGGTGTTCCAGTCAACTTAACACTGCCTTGTGACGGTGTTCCAGTCAACTCAGCACCAACTTGTGAGCCAGGGTCACTCTCCAAATCCATGTCACTGTCACTTCCCTGTAAAGGTTCCTTGCTTTCACTGACAACATAATTAGTGGTTTTGGAAGTTTCTCCATTTGCACCATCATCACTATTTTTAGTTCCTCTTTCAAGATCATTAGATGCACAAAGGTTTTTTGAATCCTCAGTCCCCATGAAAGTGAAATTACTATAGGCTGCAAAACAGTCTACAAATAAACACCATGGTATACTAGCCTTTTGCTCAACAAAATCTCTTAAAAAACTGAGAACAACAATAAAATTGATGTTGCTcactaaatttaataaaaaatctaCATAAATAGTTGTCAAATCGGGATATTATTGTGTATTTAGTGCCCACTTTGCGATCATCTAGCTATTGCATCAGATAGAACTGAATCATAAATGCATCACAAAGAAACATGCTTACAAGTTCTTCCTTTGAAATGTTATATCCTTTCTCAGAAAACAATTACATGTTGGCAAACTAACTAACTGTTTGTCAAACGAAACTGGAAATCTTGTTTTAACTCGATGAAAAATACTATAGCCAAGAAATGGTAGCTCAACAATGAAACAAGCACGAAcagaaagaaaactaaaaagtCCTTTTCAATACATTCATACACATCTTTAAGAtcaatatcacaaatatcatcaagaACTTTTAGAGCTCTTCTTCGTGTCAAGGCTCATGTAGCACCTAAACAATATTTCAATCTAGTAAATCTACGAGTCTTCTGTTGTGAGCAATCATCTGCCGTCTTAAAGCCCTTATCCAAGTTGTAGATTAAAAGAAGTGGAAGAGGCAATAGCTTTGTATGATCAAGGTCCAAAGTAACTTAAGTGACATTACCTCATGTTATTTTCAATAAGTGTGTTTGCACCTTCTAGCATATGTGATTAGATTAAAAAAGGTTCAAGTAGCACGCAATGAGGATAAACAACAAAGTTCACTTGAGATGGCATGGTCACATCTTGCATCGTCGACCTACTGCACCAGCTAATAGACGTGAAACTATGGTAAGTGAAGGACCTACAATTTCTTGAGATCAATGCACAATTAGAGCTTGTTTAGCCAAGCTGCAAAAAGTTGCAATCTTGAGAAGCacttttatcaaaagaaaaaatttgcTTCTTTTGAGAAACTTTTCTCAAAACAACTTTTCAGAAAAGTACTTCGGACGAAAAACAATTTGTGTTTGGCCAATTCATTTGAACAATGTTTTTTCAgtatttcaacaacaacaacaacaaacccagtgtgttcccacaaagggggtctggggagggtacgatgtacgcagtccatactgctacctccgaagaagtagagaggctgtttccgatagacccccgactcaagataacaAATAGTCGACCAAGAGATGGATTACATAACAAAAAAGGCGTaaggaataataaaaagtaaatcagagcaatacgaaaATACGAGAGATAAAGCTAATCAGAGCAATACGAAAATACGAGAGATAAAGCAacacgaaataagaaaatagcAATAGAGAAATCATGAATGGGACACCCACGTATAAGTTTGTCCATCTTTTTAGAAAGTGCCATTAAGTATCAAATTACGAAAAAGGACAAGTATCAAGACACATTTTATTATTAGGATAATTTGaagagaaattattttaaaaatttattgtgaAAGCCTTTAAAGTTATGTTAAGGGAATACTAACTCATATTTTTTCTAGTGATGGCTTGTTATTCCAAAGAGCAAGAGGAGAGACAGAAGAAAGAGACGATagagaaaagggaaaataatttGTATTTATAGTTGACGAACTTTTCCAAAGAGGAGAAGTCTCGTCCAAGTGACCACCACTAATTTTTCTTAGGCCCACACAAGAGGAAGCTTCATTTAAGCAAACTGCTAGTATTTGGTTTGATAACTTATACATTTTGTATATGATTTTCTAACGGGCACTTCATAAATCCTTTGTTTGATTTGGCTAAGCAAAAACCTTTCACGAAATAGAAATAAATTGAAACGCGCCACCGTTCACGGTGGCACCACTGTTCACTAGAGATTTGGAAAAATCGGACGATCTCTCTCAGATCTGGCCATCTGCTTTTGAAGAACACATTGGGGCTCTCTCCGGTGATCTTTCTCCGGCGAACTCGTCTTGGACTGACCGACTGAATTCGACGCCGGAGACGACGAGACGCGCCGGAAACAGGTCAGGGTTACTCTCTCTCCCCCGAGTTCTCTCTCTTTATCCCCTTCTCTCTCCCTTGCCCGATTTCCCATCTCGGCACTGCTATCGCCGGCTGCACTAGGGTTTCCACCGGCTCGACTACAGCGAAGGTGTAAGTGGGCAGCACCGGACAATGCTCAGAAGACGTTCTGTACTATTCTTGGCTGATTATCTGGTTGTGGGTGTCGAATTTTTTGTTGATTGGTTACTTTGTAATAGTGTTTTACGTGTGAATCTTTTTATTGTTCTTAGTAGTTTTGGAGTGTGTTACCTTGTCTGATTACTGTTACTTGATTTACTAGCATATCCATTAATTGTGGTAGTATAAGTTCCCGCTATTGACTATTGTTTATCAAAATTTGTGttatattattggttttgttgCTCTCTATCTATTATAGATTGTTGTTTGTGTCCCTAGCTCCTTTATTGACTTCATTGTAACTAGTGTGCCCTTTTACCTTATCTTGATCCCCCTTTGTcatctttcttccctttttcctTTCATCTTTTTCCCCTTTGTTGCATAGTGGCTGTGATTGGCGATGGTAGACAAGGGTCATGTCATAGGTCGGGGTCGGGGTCAGGAAGTGTTGGGTCTGGGTCGGGTCTAGGATCGTGTTTGGAGTTAGGGGCTAGGGGTGGTAAGGTTAGGCAGGATAAGGGAGCTTCTAGGTTGcgagttgggtcttggaatatcgGTACTTTacagggtaagtctatagagctggtgaaAATTCTGAGAAAGAGGAGAGTTAGTGTAGCGTGTGTCgaggaaactaaatgggtaggcactaaagcgagagatgtggatggatataagttgtggtactcgggtaacgtgagacatagaaatgaggtaggtatcttagtagataaagATCTTAGGGAACAGGTGGTAGAGGTAAAGAGAAATAGTGATAGACTGATTTCTATTTAGTTGGTCATGGGAGGGTCTACGGTGAGCGTTATTAGTGCCTACGCTCCGCAAGTAGGTTTGGACGAAGACAGAAGAAGGAATTctgggaggttttagatgaggtggtgaggagcatcccgagcactgagaagcttttcgtgggaggggatttcaatgggcatattagGTCTTTGTCGAGAGGGTACGATGATGTGCATGGCGGTTTCAATTTTGGTGAGCGGAATGAAGGAGGAACTTCTCTGTTGGATTTTTCcagggcttttgggttgtggatagcaaATTCGAGCTTTTCGAAAAAGGAGGATCACCTTATTACATTTCATAGTACAGTGGCCAAGACTTagatagactttttgcttcttagaaaaGGGGAAATAgcgctatgtaaagactgtaaagtcatacctagcgagaattACTCGtctcaacataggttgttggtgatggacttggttatcaataagggcaaaaagaagagaagtgggGAGGCACGACCCaagattaagtggggtagcttgactttggctagtgctttggagatggaagagaagttgaagagtaggggggtgtggataatatgtgggagacGACTGTCAGTTGCATTATGGAGACCACtggagaggtgttgggtgtctcgagaggtcgATCTGGCAAACATCGAGGAGAAtggtggtggaacgaagaggtcaagagaaaggtggagtctaagaaggtggcttatgctaagttggttgggagcaaggatgatgaggacaggcagaagaataaggaggagtataaggtagctagaatagaggctaagttagcggttacgacggctaagacagcagcttttgagagtttgtatgcggctttagaggagaaaagCGGAGATAAGAAGTTGCATAGAATGGCCAAGGCCAGGGAGCggagggctcgtgaccttgaccaagtgaagtgcatcaaaggagaggatggtatagtgttggttgaggatgccctcattagggagaggtggcagtcctattttcataaacttttgaacgacaAGGGGGACAAAGGTTCTATGTTGGGAGACTTGGAAATATCTAAGGAAGATCGTGATTATAGTTATTGTAGGCGTAtcgaggttgaggaggtcaagggggCTATCCGCAGGATGCggcggggtagggcgacggggccagacgagattccagtagatttttggaagagcactagcaAGGcaggagtggttgacaaggttgtttaacattatttttagagctgctaagattgctaagatgcctgaagcattgaggtggagcacgatgattccagtgtataagaacaagggagacattcagagttgtaacaactatagaggtataaattgttgagtcatactatgaaggttttgaaaagggtggtagagttgagggtGAGGAGGATCGTGAcaatctctgagaatcagttcggtttcatgcctgatcgctcgaccactgaggccattcaccttgtgaggagattattGGAGCAGTTTCGAGAgaggaaggacttgcacatggtgtttattgatctaaaGAAGGCTTATGACAGAGTTCCCAGGGTGGAGGTGATtagaggctagaggggtgcccgtggcgtacactaggtcgattcaggatatgtatcatgatgcgaagactcgtgtgaggatggTAAGGGGAGATTTGGagcacttcacagttttgatagggttgcaccagggatcgactcttagcccgtttctatttgctttggtgatggatgttttgacacgacatattcaaggggaggtgccttggtgtatgttatttacagaTGATGTGGTTTTGATCGATGAGACTCAGGGTGGAGTTAATGACaagttgaaaatttggagacaaacgcttgaatctaaaggttttcggttaagtagaaccaagacggagtacttagagtgtaagtttagtgatatgTCGCAAGAAaatggagtggttgtgaagctagacACTCAGGCCATctagaagagggagagtttcaagtatctggggtctataattcagggtaatggtgagattgaagAGGATGTCACGCAtagtattggggcagggtggttgaagtggaggctcgcttcgggagtcctTTGTGATAAAAAGGtacccccgaagcttaaaggtaagttctacagagtggtagtccggacggctatgttgtatggagcgagtgttggccagttaaaaaCTCCCACATCTAAAAGGTAAAGGTGGCAGAGATGTGattgttgcgatggatgtgtggacataccaggaaagatagggtgaggaatgagattattcgggagaagatgggagttgcctcggtggaggataagttgcgagaagtgaggctacgttggttcgggcatgtgatgagaaggggccctgatgctccagtgcggaggtgtgagactctggctagggatggtttcaggcgggctAGAGGtggaccgaagaaatattggagggagatgattaagcatgatatggagcaattacaacttacagaggacatgacccttgataggaaggtgtggaggacgcggattagggtagagggttagggggtgggagcgcgAAGGTAGTAATAGGAGAGTGCTCCTTTaggtctggagtttctggttcgtagtgttgtggctgtagtttGGGGCTAGTagtgttggcttttttgcatcccgtactagtttattatacacttatttttgtgtttgttatactgttagtttgttttgggtaccatactagtttatctgcgcttactttttatatttgttatactgttattggtcctaagccgggagcctattggaaacagcctctctacttctcttgaggtatggtatgatctgcgtacactctaccctccccagaccccactaggtgggaatacactgggtatgttgttgttgttgttgttgttggattttTCCAAAGAGGAAGAGGAGAAGAGAAGAAAGATGGACGAAACAGGAAGAGGAAAAGGAAAAGACATGATGGAAATCaaaattgtatttattgatggaTGTGCTAAACTAAGGAAGGATAgtttagtaaatataaatttatggcAACGATATTTTGGTAAATAACTAAGGAAGGATAGTTTAGTAAATAATTTCAGAAAGTGCCTTTAAGTGTCAAATTATGGAAAAGGACAAGTATCAAGACACGTTTTATTATTAAGATTATTTAAAGAGGGAAACTATTTTATTATGAAAGCCTTTAAAGTTCAAAACTGTTTTATTATCAAAGCCT
Proteins encoded in this window:
- the LOC107868052 gene encoding uncharacterized protein LOC107868052 isoform X2, translated to MGTEDSKNLCASNDLERGTKNSDDGANGETSKTTNYVVSESKEPLQGSDSDMDLESDPGSQVGAELTGTPSQGSVKLTGTPSQGGVELTGTAEITEEVTTINSVLHAENGLLSLQDGNNSSNQKEDQGHVTQEIVGVKCLSGVKRPRATLDVEQPSVHVVYNSLTRESRKMLEGLLQQWSEWHAKHCSSAHDSREVLESGEETYFPALHVGLGKPSAVTYWVDKQARNGEIEFIPLDGNSIPLYDRGYSFALTATDSSSNVERGIEMVDSSRCFNCGSYGHTLKECPKPRDNAAVNNARKNHKSRRTQSASSRNPTRYYQDSPRGKYDGLRPGALDSETRKLLGLGEFDPPPWINRMREMGYPPGYLEEDEDLPSGITIFADEKNTEETEEGEILDKSIPNPPRKMSVDFPGVNAPIPEHADERRWEAVPSSSRYLRSHSHNQYNHAQDTVNRGHYHEHRRSRDIEDDGPPGCDPGTSPSLSGHSYRYGTYDSRYSSHSPRDSASMPRSPSFGRSLSERDRRSPLVNDVSFHHRYYGSTR
- the LOC107868052 gene encoding uncharacterized protein LOC107868052 isoform X1, which encodes MGTEDSKNLCASNDLERGTKNSDDGANGETSKTTNYVVSESKEPLQGSDSDMDLESDPGSQVGAELTGTPSQGSVKLTGTPSQGGVELTGTAEITEEVTTINSVLHAENGLLSLQDGNNSSNQKEDQGHVTQEIVGVKSGLSGVKRPRATLDVEQPSVHVVYNSLTRESRKMLEGLLQQWSEWHAKHCSSAHDSREVLESGEETYFPALHVGLGKPSAVTYWVDKQARNGEIEFIPLDGNSIPLYDRGYSFALTATDSSSNVERGIEMVDSSRCFNCGSYGHTLKECPKPRDNAAVNNARKNHKSRRTQSASSRNPTRYYQDSPRGKYDGLRPGALDSETRKLLGLGEFDPPPWINRMREMGYPPGYLEEDEDLPSGITIFADEKNTEETEEGEILDKSIPNPPRKMSVDFPGVNAPIPEHADERRWEAVPSSSRYLRSHSHNQYNHAQDTVNRGHYHEHRRSRDIEDDGPPGCDPGTSPSLSGHSYRYGTYDSRYSSHSPRDSASMPRSPSFGRSLSERDRRSPLVNDVSFHHRYYGSTR